A region of Mycoplasmopsis bovirhinis DNA encodes the following proteins:
- a CDS encoding HAD-IIB family hydrolase, translating to MNKPEIIFIDLDGTTLDGPGAKFWERMPSDYTIRIINELQKKIPVVVSTGRGVSEKTQRIATMLGNSSYIAWNGAKIIENGNVVASYHIEPNLAQELFTEIKKNKCFVVYNSSKAHAFVKNNFYKFWMGFGKEQAKHYTEYKNDFEVFKALVWSISKYKIRKLADQWNEKFKGRLVISLSGSNNILEITRSNVSKGDAEVAYCKLKGIDPQKAVHFGDSGNDASTKGKVGRLIAMANSVEELKEIADEITPLSCAESGLAKYFEENYLK from the coding sequence ATGAATAAACCTGAAATTATTTTCATAGATTTAGACGGAACCACCTTAGATGGTCCTGGTGCTAAATTTTGAGAAAGAATGCCATCAGATTATACTATTAGAATAATTAATGAATTACAAAAGAAAATTCCTGTTGTTGTATCAACAGGAAGAGGTGTGAGTGAAAAAACTCAAAGAATAGCTACAATGCTTGGTAATAGTAGTTATATTGCTTGAAATGGTGCTAAAATAATTGAAAATGGCAATGTTGTTGCAAGTTACCATATTGAACCAAATTTAGCCCAAGAATTATTTACTGAAATAAAGAAAAATAAATGTTTTGTTGTTTACAATTCTTCCAAAGCCCATGCTTTTGTTAAAAATAATTTTTATAAATTCTGAATGGGTTTTGGCAAAGAACAAGCAAAACACTATACAGAATATAAAAATGACTTTGAAGTATTTAAAGCATTGGTTTGATCAATTTCTAAATATAAAATTAGAAAATTAGCAGATCAATGAAATGAAAAATTCAAAGGTAGATTAGTAATATCATTAAGTGGTTCTAATAATATCTTAGAAATTACTAGATCTAACGTTTCTAAAGGTGATGCAGAAGTTGCATATTGCAAATTAAAAGGTATTGATCCTCAAAAAGCTGTGCACTTTGGGGATAGTGGTAATGATGCTTCAACTAAAGGTAAAGTTGGTAGATTGATAGCTATGGCTAATTCTGTTGAAGAGTTAAAAGAAATAGCTGATGAAATTACCCCGCTTAGCTGTGCTGAATCAGGATTAGCAAAATACTTTGAAGAAAATTATTTAAAATAA